The Tamandua tetradactyla isolate mTamTet1 chromosome 5, mTamTet1.pri, whole genome shotgun sequence genome window below encodes:
- the FKBPL gene encoding FK506-binding protein-like: MPLVSPTGEKDVSQQQQQWKKNPLENVDSTTQIRQQPGNPPTGTPELVVSPDPDSQNLDHPRRTGKLTAGFEGDSDKSRGSARDMPEPLQASNFWYCPDGSFVKKVIIHGHGLDKPKLGSHCRVLVLGFPLESGPPEGWTELTMGVGPWREETWGELVEKCLESMLQGEEAELQLPGHSGPHVRLTLASFTQGRDSWELEASEKEALAGEERARGTELFRAGNPEGAARCYGRALRLLLTLPPPGPPERTVLHANLAACQLLLGQPQLAAQSCDRVLEREPGHLKALYRRGIAQAAMGNLEEATADFKRVLELDPKNRAAQVELRKVIIQGKKKDAGLAQGLRKMFD; encoded by the coding sequence ATGCCATTAGTCAGTCCAACAGGAGAGAAGGACGTCTCTCAACAGCAACAACAATGGAAAAAGAATCCCCTGGAGAACGTTGATTCGACTACTCAGATTAGGCAACAGCCCGGAAACCCTCCTACTGGAACTCCTGAGTTGGTAGTGAGCCCAGATCCAGACAGTCAAAACCTAGACCATCCCCGAAGGACTGGAAAACTAACTGCTGGATTTGAAGGAGACTCTGATAAGTCTCGTGGATCAGCCAGGGATATGCCAGAGCCCCTTCAAGCTTCTAATTTCTGGTATTGTCCTGATGGGAGCTTTGTCAAGAAGGTCATAATCCATGGCCATGGCCTGGACAAGCCCAAGCTGGGCTCCCATTGCCGGGTGCTGGTTTTGGGGTTTCCTTTGGAGTCAGGACCACCAGAAGGCTGGACAGAGCTAACTATGGGGGTAGGGCCGTGGAGGGAGGAGACTTGGGGGGAGCTCGTAGAGAAATGCTTGGAGTCCATGCTTCAAGGTGAGGAGGCAGAGCTGCAGCTTCCAGGGCACTCTGGACCTCATGTCAGGCTCACCCTGGCTTCCTTCACACAGGGTCGGGACTCCTGGGAGTTGGAGGCCAGTGAGAAGGAGGCTCTGGCCGGGGAAGAACGTGCACGGGGCACAGAATTATTTCGAGCTGGGAACCCTGAAGGGGCTGCTCGATGCTATGGACGGGCTCTTCGGCTGCTGCTGACTTTACCTCCACCTGGCCCTCCAGAACGAACTGTCCTTCATGCCAATCTGGCTGCCTGTCAGCTGCTACTAGGGCAACCCCAGTTGGCAGCGCAGAGCTGTGACCGGGTGTTGGAGCGGGAGCCTGGCCATTTGAAAGCCTTGTACCGAAGGGGGATTGCCCAGGCTGCCATGGGGAACCTGGAAGAAGCAACTGCTGACTTCAAGAGGGTGCTGGAATTAGACCCAAAGAACAGGGCAGCCCAGGTGGAATTGCGGAAGGTGATCATTCAGGGGAAGAAAAAGGATGCTGGGCTGGCCCAGGGTCTGCGCAAGATGTTTGACTGA